The DNA segment actaagtgacatcccaaccatttcaatgaattgttcaaatataattcCACTGTTCACATTTATGCTAAAACTCCCACTTAGTGGTTGGTCATAGTCAACTCCACcaataccatcaatcatattaccatttgtaaacaacaaaaatcccaagcatttgcccgccattttctaaaaaaaaaaaaaaagacaaacaatacattactaattgttctactaattatcaaacttaaacaaaaacaaaccacaataaaaatcacaaataagaaaatatatatagaaatataaGAATTTATgggtaaaaaaatattaaacttttgtatttaaactaaaatattaaaaattttttaaaaaaatcacaataattttgtattatactttttatagaagtatattaaaaaatcacaataatttttgtattaaaactaaaaatattaaaacttttaatttataaacatcatctttttaagttttatgaaaatcaacttttaaacataacaataaattaaactttttataaatatttttataaacttttttaaaaactattttttcaaaatttaatacaaataaaaaaaataatattcaagttaaactttttcaaactattttatactatatttttcaaagttaatactagaaaaatcaaatatcataagaaaatatatttcaaaaaatcataataattttgtattaaactaaaaatattaaagttttaagctataaacatcaacttgaggtaaacttgtttaaaaactattttttcaaatttaataaaaaaaaataaaattaaattaactttttcaaactatttaaactatatttttcaaagttaatactagaaaaatcaaatatcataagaaaatatatttcaaaaaaatcataatattttgtattaaactaaaaatcaactattttaaactatagtttatttaagtatatttcttacaataaactatacttaaatacaaataaaaacaaacaaaatataaataagattaacatGTTTGTATAACATCCCAACCATAAGATTAATACTAATAACAACTACTAAGATTAACACTAATAGAGAAAAAACTACtaacattaatatataaatattattgaattcaatatgatagatctattaaatataataaaactagtaataaataaatagtaaactCACAAACTTAACTTAcctttttgttctttgttttcccAAACAGcaacaaaaactataaaaaatatatataatgtatagatgagaatagaaacaaaatgtatagttctttaaaaaaaaatgaaattttgtatagtaaaaggtacaaacctcacaatttaatggacgaatgggagaagaagaagatttgctGAAGGCAGTGAGAATGAGAGAATGAAGGCAGTGAGGAGAAAATGGGAGGATGATCTTAAAGGTTGAAAGGCAGTGAGGAGAAAAGACAGTGAGGAGAAATGAGGAAACGAAAGCAGTGTGAGAAAATGAGAAGAGACGGTGGGGTTATAAGCTAAATGGTCGAGTTTTCAAAACTCGACCCACGGGTTGGGAAAGCAGTGTAGGATGGGATGAGACGCTGACACGCTGTAGAGATTCAGATTCGTTTTAAAGGAGGTCGACGATTCAAATCACTCTGATGCGCGCTGCAGAGATTCGGATTCttagctaagcaatcgtgtaggagtttgcggacgatcgtgtagtgaggaaagagagctctcgagaggccatcgcagcgtgccgctcatcgtgtacttccactatgcgatcgtgtagtaaagtttagcgatcgtgtagcatttggtatacgatcgtatagtaaaaggtatgtgatcgtataggttttgagaaggcggtcgtctaattgtaatagctaagcgatcgtgtagtagggaaagagagctctcgagaggccaTTGCAGCGTGCAactcatcgtgtacttccactatgcgatcgtgtagtgaggaaagagagctctcaaGAGGCCATCGCAGCGTGTCGCTCATCCTATACTTCCACTAGGCGAGCGTGTAGTATAGcttaacgatcgtgtagtaaagcttagcgatcgtgtagcactggtacacgatcgtatagtaaaaggtaggcgttcgtataggttttgagaaggccATCGTCTAtttgtaatagctaagcgatcgtgtaggagtttgtgggcgatcgtgtaatgaggaaagagagctctcgagagtgggagttcgaaAGACGCTGTCGTGGAAAGGCCATCGCAACGTGTCGCTCATCGTCTATTtccactagacgatcgtgtagcatttggtatacgatcgtatagtaaaaggtatgcgatcgtataggttctgAGAAGGCGATCGTGTAATAGTAATAGTTAACCGATCGTATAGGAGTTTGTGGCCGATCGCAGAGGATttagtaagcgatcatttagtcataCTGAGTGATCGTGGAGAGattgtaaatgatcgtttagtttctAATAAAGAAGTTATTCATCGTTCACTTGTTCTTTCCGGAAGCTTGCACCTATTATTACGTTAATAAAGAAttaccaaacgatcgcatagtaattttactaaacgattgtgtgcgatcgtgtatataattactaaacgattctttaattttctttaggtCGAGGATTTGTTCTATAATTTTCTAgaggtcgagggttgaaccctcgacccgacctctttcaaattttctcatcttCCCTTACAAATCTTCTTTAGTTTTCGACAGGTCGAGGGCTGAACCCTCGTCCCCTTCTCAATTTCCTTTAGATCGAGGGTCAAACCCTTgatctcttctttaattttcgagAGGACGAGGGTCAAACTCTCAATCTCTTCTTTAACCCtcgacaaaatattttaaactaaatccCCGCCTCGAAATCTCCAAAACAACCATagatttctaaatagtttcaaaaccaCTATATTTCcctaaattgttttcctaatcacaatattataaaaaaaatctccagagggagttgtaactccctctctttaattaaattaaaaataataataatttaatttaattaattatatatacatactatatgttattcaaatataacatataacctatagttttatgttgtatcaaatacaatataacatatagttttattttctctcaactacgcatgacatttaatataaatcatatttatataaattcaattatatgaatctcatccatataatcaatatttgaatcataatcaaatatttaattcctctaaactatttatgatatttaattaaatcatatttatattaaatttaattatatgaatctcattcacataattagtatttgaatcatattcaaattcctctaaaaatactttatattataatgtatcaaatatattatattaattatatcacatataattaattccctcaattaatttaaataattcaaatccaagattaattcttaattaaatccttgttgagctataaaggggaccttatggacctataaattaaagctccaatggtacttggataattaattaaactctttaattaaattacccagcttttattaattgtcggtcattccactaaagaccgacaactgcactcttcgcactagaaatatatttatgtgtctattggatataaccaatcaacagtgcgatgacctttcacaaatttctcgtaagtacagctaggcaaaaattatcgttttcccctgtagttacatctaactcattaagtaccattaattcctctaatgagcaataagttatagtccaattatgactaagtctctctcgggccaagagaggatgtggctacattattcaagccctggaatcatcccttaaaggagcaatttatctacttacctcgacgtCAAAGAATGAGTAAATTTTGTCTTGTGCAGGTGCAACTGTATTCCCAgttctccaatcagacgaatccccaaaatggtaggcttattgagttggcaatctggccaccctcacctatacaaatcaaaggactgctttCATGAGTAAGAGTTCACaaatcactcaagattcaggtcatgtcacctatggtcatcttggtgaaatgtaagtctctactattaacggtattatataatgagacaaactatttcttggttcggtcttatataaactttttgtataggatacactcgctcacatgtctgcacatgaatgatctggatcaaatcatttataacactttacaacacttgtaagatctacaaagcgggccgtatccgtagtgtcaccaagataaggtacccagccttatccatgactgtttaggttattatttaaacaagatccacctgtatgtctctacatacttgtttaaattacataaaataatctaagatcttagtttattggattgagtgtatgttcataaataacaatattttattaataataatttgtttatacaatgtttacaaactatgagaatataagggatttaggacactaatctcAACACTTTCGAGGTGGTTCCAAAAGCAAAGCCACGAGGGTAGAGGTCCCTTGTACTTATCAatgaccaaattttaacttTCTCCAAACATaaaaaccaaatttataatctaacaaataatttaataaaacataaaaaaaatcaaaatatcactaatatgaatatatttaataaataataaatattaacttgttaatttatttaccaattaaatattcttttgtatattttattttctataacttttctaaaaatattcatattattgagattttgtttatattttcaattaaatcaCTTTAAAATGGCAAAGACATTTTAAACCTAATAAGAGTATGTTTTGTCAcgtgataatattttattgaactATATTTAGAATGCATCAAAATAAGTATCCAAAATTTTCTGtatcttattattttaaaaataataatgcagacgaacatattaattaaagagaGAATATGGTTAAATTATGATAAAAATGGTTagtttctctctctaaaaaaaaaaaagaaaaagagaaaaaagaaaaaaaaaagaaaaagagaaaaaagaaaaaaaaaaggtgagcTTTCCGACCCGTTCTGATTTAAATAAGCGGTGGTAAAGGAGCTGAGGGAAAAGCTGCTTCTTCTTGTAGTTCTAGTTTCTGTTCATAAAAGCCAACTTGTTTTAGAAATcgcataaaaattaaataaattgaaattaataattcGCACAGATAGATTCGGAACgttggttttgggttttctctCTTATTTAAATCTTCAGAATCTGCTTAAAGAAAGCCTCTTTTTTCAACACTAGCCGTTGCATCCTTCTTTTCCCccctcatcttcttcctcttggcTCTTACCTCATCCTATAGTCATGGCAACCTCTGTGgattctccttcttcttcacaTCCCAACCaggttcttcttctctttctctgttTCCACTTAACAACTAGAGTGGACTCATGTGCTCTGTTTTTGGGTCTTATTCATTTTCAGCTAATTTCTTTCAGGGATCCACCAGCTTCATGGCTTCGCCGTCTTTGTCCAGTCCCGCTTCCGATAAGCGTTTCTGGAGCTCCCTTCGAGGTCGAGTCGACTCGCTTCTTCAGGAACGAATTGCCAAATCTTCAAATCTGGATCCTTCCATGCCCGACCAATTCGCAGTGAGTGCCTTTTCTCTTTGAGAAATAACTTCTTTTACCAACTGAAATAAAATTGGTGGGTTTTGTTATAATTGTTAGGGCAAATCGGAAAGGGCAAAGAGATTGAAGGAAGATTCCCTGCTTTTGCTTAGAGGTTTTGACTCTGTTGGCTATACTCTGTCTCAGCTTTCCAACAATTTGGATAACGCCTTGCAGGTGCCACTCTTCTCCGTGttctatatagaaaatttgcattttcaaattcaataaacCAGATTTTTGTTAAATGCTGCTATTGAAATGAAACCCACAAACAAAGATTTGATTTTGAGGTCTGATTCAGGGTGCTAGGGATCTGGTCAAAGCACCAACCTTGATGGAGATCTTTCAAAACAACCTCAGAAACTCAGAGGTTGAGGAAGATGATTCCAAAAGGAAAGAGCATGAGTTGGTGGAGCCAAAGCAAGCAacaaagagaaaatttgatgaCAGTCATTGTTCAGAAGAGTCGGAGGTTAATTTAGAGAAAGAAAACCAGGAAAACCCTAAAGACAAGCTTAAAAAGGCCAAGAATGTTGGTTCTCTAATTCTCTGATCCTTTCATCTATCTttgaatatatatgtgtgtgtatatatcaGCAGCTAAGATAACCAACTTTTTATGTAATATTAACATTTTGGCCTGTGTTTCTCCAGCTTGCAGTTGCAATGGCAACAAAATCAGCATCTCTAgcaaaagaattaaaatcattaaaatcCAACTTATGTTTTATGCAAGAGCGATGTGCCATACTTGAGGAAGAGAATAGGAGACTTCGAGACGGATTTTCCAGAGGGGTCAGACCAGAAGAAGATGATCTGGTTAGACTTCAAATGGAGGCACTACTTGCTGAGAAATCCAGATTAGCAAATGAAAATGCAAACTTGACAAGGGAAAATCAATGCCTTCATCAGCTTGTGGAGTATCACCAGCTCACATCCCAAGATCTTTCTTTATCATATGAGGAAGTCATCCAAGGTATGTGCTTGGACTTCTCGTCACCACCACCAGCCATTGCTGAGGGAGATgaagaagaacaagaacaaaGTGATTGTATTCACAAAGAAATCACTAGAACACCTAGAGCTGATCTTTTTAGCTTTTCTACCTCTCTTGATGAGCTCCACCAAGAAGAGTAGAGGTCATTTTGGACCAGAAGATGCAGTTTCGCTCTTCGTTGATCTCATTTACTTTCCTGTAACCTTAATCTTCACTGCATTTGTTCAGAAATAAATCTACGGTTATACCATTTTCTGCACACTATGACTATCTAATCTCTACTTTATCGAACCAAAGCTTCAAGTATTTCTTGACTTCCGTGATGGGGTAGGATATGACAATAATCTTTCTACCCATGCTACAAGCTTTCTGACATTTATGTAACTCAGGTATGGTATATCATATATGTTGTTTACAAGAGGAGGGGCAAATCAAGTCAGTCTGAGCTGAGCCAAGAGCTTAGTCTCGAAGTAGCTCTGATTTGTTGTTTGATATTAGATTATTGTGTTGAAGAAATTGGCACAAAAAGAAAGAGATGATCACTAggtagaaagaaaattttattacGAAAGTACAAATATGGACATTTTTTAGAGAGCATGTTCTACTCTCTCAATATTCACCTACTCACTTTTTCATCTAACTTTCCAGCATTGCTTCTTTCTTCCTCTACCTACAAATGGCGTAAGATCCTCGGGGCCATATAAGTAACCTAAATATTTCTATGACTTTATCCTTATCTAAAGAAATTATCTAGAATTCCTTAGATCCTAAAGAATTGCTAAAATGTTTACATAGATAATTCAAGAAGCTTTTAGGATAGTTAATATTACCTTcttactttaatatatattgaacAAAGATGTTTTATATGGGCGAGGGTGATCCCGTTTTAACAACCTCCAAAACATATCATAACTGAAAAAACAAGATTAGAGTCAGTCTTAAACACATACATTATACATAACAGCTCAACAAAGGAAGAGGAGGGACGAGCTCCTCACAAGTTAAAAGAAGAGATGGTCTTTACAAATGCAATATTTTCAGCTCTTTTCACTTtgttttgtaattttctttctcttccctGCAGAAGGCTTGGCTTGACGACCTATGCCTGGAGCATAGCATCACGAATTGCTTGAGAAGAAGCATCGACAGCCGTTTCAGTAACTTTTGTGAGATTGGAGACTAAGATCACATCATTTTCTGCAGCACTTCAGAAAAATTTCTATTCCCTTTCTCATACTACACAATCAAACCAAGAGAAACCCTGAATCAATCATCTTTAGGATTGAAATCAAACATATTCAGAGAAAAGGTACATACTGCTTCAACTTTACAAAGAGTTGTGTCCCAACTTCTGAGTAAGCTGATGGTTTTCGTCCATCAAGACTTGGACCTGGTATAAATTAAGAAGGTACTTGTTTATAGAAATAATGagaattataaatatgtaaaataacgAAATCAACCTTTTTCTGGGATTCAAAATATAAGTTCTTGTATCTGACATCTGTTGGTGATAAGCCTTCATTCAGCAATGGATTCTCATCATACTGTTGAAAATGAACAACCAATTAAATGAAAATCGTAAATGAATTTTACATATCATGTCAATTCATAAGCTTTGACACCTTAGCTTTCCATGCATTTAtggtttcttttttagtttcaaGTAGTTTAACTACATGATCAATTTTTTCCTGCAAATTTTGTTCACCCGAGTCTGGTTCATCCAATTGCTTTCTGCCCTCAGCTGGTGGCTCATCTTCACTTTCACTCTCACTAATAGGTATTTCTTCAACCACAGGTTCTATACTGTGATTTTCATACGACAGACCGATATTTTGAATCCGTTCAGACCGTCGAATCACAGGAGGATAGAACTTCTTTGCCCTCTTATTTGAGGAAGAGGAAAAAGTTGATTTTGTTCTCAAGTGCAGTTGTGATCTTGTTTTCTCGATGGATCGATTGGCTTGTCTAGGAGTTGGAAGTCCTAGCTCCATTTGCAATTTAGGATGGATTTTGTGCCTTTGAATACGAAGTTGTTTGATTTCCCTAGCAAAGTTAGAATCAAACTGACTGCATCAAACCAACATAAACATAAGAAAAAGGTAAAACATGGGGGAAAAAAGACAAAGAAATATCCCTgagattataaaaataattttccaactAGTTCATGCCCACTAGAATATAAATGCCGAGGATAAAAGAAACTCCTTGACCTCACATAACAGTATAACACACTGTTAGTTGAGACTGATTCAAAGCTCCCCACTTTTCTTTCTCACATTCATTACTTCATTCTTTTCAAACTCaaaaacacctcctacttgcatTGTATGTCAAAGATTCAGGAACTTAACTATCCCTGTCAGCAAAAtgctaaaacaaaaaaaacttttttgcTTGTAAAAATTGAAACAACACCATTTCATCACAAATAGATTAATAGACTAAAGGAACAACTTTATAGATCTTCTGCAGTGTACATGCACCAAGTTGAAACTAGAAATAAGGTGAATACAAAACTCGTAAAGCAGAAACTTCCCAGAAACCCCATAAACTTGTTCAGGAAACACAAAggtaaaacaatgaaaatcaaTGCTAGAACTTAAAATTagaagcagaagaagaagaagaagaagaagaaaaagaatgaagcaCCTCTTAAGTTGAAGAAGCAGAAGCAGAAATAGAAGCAGAAGTAGAAGTAGAAGTTGAAGCAGAAGCAGAAGGTTGAAGAGGTGAGTGTGGCGAGAAGAAGGTGGTGATAGTGATGGTAAATATTAGGTGACACTGTCTTTTCACTAGACCCTCTCTTACTCTATTTTCTGATCTCTACTCATCGTTAGACGAACTAAACTCTTCAACCAAGAAAAGGATGTAttcagaaaaataaataaactaacaaattaaattcaaagtgTATAgctttaaaatcattttttggaaGTTGAATGTCCAATCCATTCACAAAATTGCATTGGAAAGAGGGGAGcattcttttttaagaaaaaaagaaacttcAATAACACCCCTATACCAAGTTACTAACGGGACCAAAATACAAGTCACAATTAGTGAATTAATTACATCAACcacccaaaaaataaaattagggaTATTAAATCTTCTAATTAGAAAACACAGTAAAGCTAAAATAACACTAGAAACCATACATGTGTAACATAATGCGCAACTTGATTCTTGACACGAAGGTAAAAAGAGAAAGATACGATTCTCAACCTCCTCGTCAAAACACATAGTTCATCATCTGTACTCTTCATCTTAGTAAAGTTCGTTGAGCGGTTGTTATTTAGATTCACCACCTCTTGACCATCAAATTCTTGTTAATGTGTGATGCATTACATTGCAACATTAACTAAACATAAAATGCACTCACAATTGccatctaatttttttaaaatctattttaccATTACTTTAAGCAGGAAATTGAACCAAAGTTCCGGTGTTTGGGGTAAGGAATAGAGCTGTAAAATTTAAGGGGGTGTTTGGTGCTACTgtaaaaactatttcaaaaccttaAATTAGCTAtagtcaacactatttcaaaactctcattTGCTACCGTATTTGCTATTTactatagtttttactattttaccttcatcatttttttttattatttgctaaagtgtttattatttctttctcGAACTAAAACAGTTTACATCCAAAATAAATACtattataattcaaactaaaataatttacaccccaaatacaaactatcataacccaactataataacctaagatataataactaactcattGTTTCAAATGTCTCCTAA comes from the Benincasa hispida cultivar B227 chromosome 5, ASM972705v1, whole genome shotgun sequence genome and includes:
- the LOC120077631 gene encoding uncharacterized protein LOC120077631, which codes for MATSVDSPSSSHPNQGSTSFMASPSLSSPASDKRFWSSLRGRVDSLLQERIAKSSNLDPSMPDQFAGKSERAKRLKEDSLLLLRGFDSVGYTLSQLSNNLDNALQGARDLVKAPTLMEIFQNNLRNSEVEEDDSKRKEHELVEPKQATKRKFDDSHCSEESEVNLEKENQENPKDKLKKAKNLAVAMATKSASLAKELKSLKSNLCFMQERCAILEEENRRLRDGFSRGVRPEEDDLVRLQMEALLAEKSRLANENANLTRENQCLHQLVEYHQLTSQDLSLSYEEVIQGMCLDFSSPPPAIAEGDEEEQEQSDCIHKEITRTPRADLFSFSTSLDELHQEE